A genomic region of bacterium contains the following coding sequences:
- a CDS encoding type II secretion system protein: MISRLKIKDSRFKIPQSAVHNPQSKVGFTLIELLVVIAIIGILAALILPALTRARELAQRASCISNLKDIGLAMNLYAGDYQGTFPYNGQSTSPAYLNTYLALLYPEYESDWGVFVCPSSEQKPNPAIGTILAQQVAFRRNGLPGHAGATSLTPSLSYGMQVCYAGQEAPLNQAHFNLTEGNTVVWFIDRAQPNKTNSSQIWDNYFFRNLVAVGGVNYILLGFDVTAGHYYSAPNHGTEGANVLFSDGSASWVKTKPVMWGGVQRWGISDDDVSTLLQYKGFFVLPPNPNWFFYLVSQPTH; the protein is encoded by the coding sequence AGCAGATTAAAGATTAAAGATTCAAGATTCAAGATTCCGCAATCCGCAGTCCACAATCCGCAATCCAAAGTCGGTTTCACCCTCATAGAGCTTTTAGTTGTTATTGCTATCATCGGAATCTTAGCTGCATTGATACTGCCGGCATTGACCCGGGCAAGAGAATTGGCGCAAAGAGCTTCCTGCATCAGCAACCTAAAGGATATTGGTCTTGCGATGAATTTATATGCTGGTGATTATCAGGGAACCTTTCCCTATAACGGGCAGAGTACTAGTCCTGCTTATTTAAACACTTATCTGGCGCTTTTATATCCCGAGTATGAAAGCGATTGGGGGGTCTTCGTCTGCCCTTCTTCGGAGCAAAAACCAAATCCGGCAATAGGAACTATTCTTGCGCAACAAGTGGCTTTTCGCCGTAATGGTCTCCCTGGGCACGCTGGCGCCACTTCACTAACACCAAGTCTCTCCTATGGTATGCAGGTATGCTATGCGGGGCAGGAGGCACCTCTAAACCAAGCGCATTTTAATTTGACAGAAGGGAACACTGTTGTATGGTTTATTGACAGAGCTCAACCGAATAAAACAAATAGTTCCCAGATATGGGATAATTACTTTTTTCGCAATCTTGTAGCTGTTGGCGGAGTCAATTACATCCTATTGGGTTTTGATGTAACTGCTGGCCACTATTACTCTGCGCCTAACCACGGGACCGAAGGAGCGAATGTTTTATTTTCGGACGGTAGCGCAAGTTGGGTTAAAACCAAGCCCGTTATGTGGGGAGGTGTCCAGCGCTGGGGTATATCTGATGACGATGTCTCTACTTTACTACAGTATAAGGGATTCTTCGTCTTGCCCCCCAATCCAAACTGGTTTTTCTATCTTGTCAGCCAGCCCACGCATTAA
- a CDS encoding transposase, with the protein MARQLRIEYEGAFYHVTSRGNEQKEIFVDEQDQKQFLKYIEQQVTRYSIKVHVWCLMNNHYHLVIETPLANLSRVMQTLNTSYTVYFNHRHKRVGHLFQGRYKAILVQADEYLEHLSRYIHLNPVRAGVVKKLEEYKWSSYRDYIYKNRNVQFLTTGFILGMFNSNTEKAKKLYKESIEKDSNTDANFIKDNISGGLILGKSDFVNWVKSKFIVDRKDEELTSLKRLEKRITINQIETEIRKRVEKEKLQRKLYIYLIRKYTDKKLEDIARLLGNMSYSAISQMCRRIEKHREEDKEMDLLLSRIEESLNVKI; encoded by the coding sequence ATGGCAAGACAGCTAAGGATAGAATATGAGGGGGCTTTTTATCATGTAACTTCCAGGGGTAATGAACAGAAAGAGATTTTCGTAGATGAACAAGACCAAAAACAATTCTTGAAATATATTGAGCAGCAAGTTACCCGTTATAGTATAAAAGTGCATGTTTGGTGTCTGATGAACAACCATTATCATTTAGTGATAGAGACTCCGTTGGCGAATTTAAGCAGGGTGATGCAGACACTTAATACAAGTTACACGGTTTATTTCAATCATAGGCATAAAAGGGTAGGACATTTATTTCAGGGAAGATATAAGGCGATATTGGTTCAGGCAGATGAGTATTTAGAACATTTGAGCCGATATATCCATCTTAATCCGGTAAGGGCAGGAGTTGTCAAAAAACTGGAAGAATATAAATGGTCAAGTTACAGGGATTATATATATAAAAATCGTAATGTTCAATTTTTGACTACAGGGTTCATTTTGGGAATGTTTAACAGCAATACTGAAAAGGCAAAAAAATTATATAAGGAATCTATAGAAAAAGATTCAAATACTGATGCAAATTTTATAAAAGACAATATATCAGGAGGACTTATTCTCGGAAAAAGCGATTTTGTTAATTGGGTTAAGAGTAAATTCATTGTTGATAGAAAAGATGAAGAGCTGACGAGTTTGAAACGATTAGAAAAAAGAATTACTATTAACCAAATAGAAACCGAAATAAGAAAACGAGTAGAAAAAGAAAAGTTGCAGAGAAAGTTATATATTTATCTTATACGGAAATATACTGATAAAAAGTTGGAAGATATAGCTCGCCTTTTAGGAAATATGTCTTACTCTGCTATAAGTCAGATGTGTCGCAGAATAGAAAAACATAGAGAAGAGGATAAAGAGATGGATTTATTACTGTCTAGAATAGAGGAAAGCTTAAATGTCAAGATTTGA
- a CDS encoding DUF2283 domain-containing protein — translation MNILYNDKTDLLYIRLDDRKQSVVNRRVSEDIVLDVGEKEKVVGIEIVDASKHVNLERLFPVKYEVSKTAA, via the coding sequence ATGAACATTCTCTATAATGATAAAACGGATCTTCTCTATATTCGGTTAGATGACAGGAAGCAGAGTGTTGTAAATAGGCGAGTTTCTGAAGATATTGTGCTGGATGTAGGGGAGAAAGAGAAGGTTGTTGGTATTGAGATTGTAGATGCTTCAAAACATGTAAATCTTGAGAGACTTTTTCCAGTGAAATATGAAGTCTCAAAAACTGCGGCATAG